One segment of Streptomyces sp. NBC_00576 DNA contains the following:
- a CDS encoding chaplin codes for MREVTRKGLMTMAAATGVMAAAGGAQAHADSGATAVASNSPGVLSGNSVSVPVNVPVNACGNTVSVVGLLNPAIGNKCANGGGGGKGDGGNGSPGGHGNHGNQGGHGNQGNPGGHGDQGGHGSSGGYGGYGGYGSPGGHGGYGDQSGYGGGHGGYGDSGAPGGFGYPGSPGGSGDWADWSGWEGSYAGGYATDSPGVGSGNQVEAPVDAPVNLCGNTVDVIGIGNAVAGNDCSNTGDHAGGGHPAPPPETDEPCTPPSGGHETPPPAGPRGPEQPGKPQQPVTPHHPGTPASPLAPPSAAHGVTLPAGPTYVDQSGVRTVPQSRAAAQLAHTGGDLPLGVALPVGAGMLLAGTVLYRKARPSA; via the coding sequence ATGCGAGAGGTCACCCGCAAGGGCCTGATGACCATGGCCGCCGCGACAGGCGTGATGGCCGCCGCCGGCGGCGCCCAGGCGCACGCCGACTCGGGTGCGACCGCCGTCGCCTCGAACTCACCCGGTGTGCTGTCCGGCAACTCGGTGAGCGTGCCGGTGAACGTGCCGGTCAACGCCTGCGGCAACACCGTGAGCGTCGTCGGTCTGCTCAACCCGGCGATTGGCAACAAGTGCGCCAACGGCGGAGGCGGCGGCAAGGGCGATGGCGGCAACGGCTCGCCGGGCGGACACGGGAACCACGGCAACCAAGGCGGTCATGGAAACCAGGGCAACCCTGGTGGCCATGGCGACCAGGGAGGCCACGGCTCGTCCGGTGGGTACGGCGGATACGGCGGTTACGGCTCGCCCGGCGGACACGGCGGCTACGGCGACCAAAGCGGCTACGGCGGCGGACACGGCGGCTACGGAGACTCGGGCGCCCCGGGTGGCTTCGGCTACCCGGGCAGCCCCGGCGGCTCCGGTGACTGGGCCGACTGGAGCGGTTGGGAGGGCTCCTACGCGGGCGGGTACGCCACCGACTCGCCGGGCGTCGGATCCGGCAACCAGGTGGAGGCGCCGGTCGACGCACCGGTCAACCTCTGCGGCAACACCGTCGACGTGATCGGCATCGGCAACGCGGTGGCGGGCAACGACTGCTCGAACACCGGGGACCACGCGGGCGGCGGCCACCCGGCGCCGCCCCCGGAGACCGACGAGCCGTGCACGCCCCCCAGTGGCGGTCACGAGACCCCGCCCCCGGCCGGACCCAGGGGCCCCGAGCAGCCCGGAAAGCCGCAGCAGCCGGTCACCCCGCACCACCCGGGAACCCCGGCTTCCCCGCTCGCACCGCCCAGTGCGGCGCACGGTGTGACGCTTCCGGCCGGCCCCACGTACGTCGACCAGAGCGGTGTACGGACCGTTCCACAGTCCCGGGCTGCCGCGCAGCTCGCGCACACCGGCGGTGACCTGCCGCTGGGCGTCGCCCTGCCGGTGGGCGCGGGCATGCTGCTCGCGGGCACCGTCCTCTACCGCAAGGCACGCCCCTCGGCGTAG
- a CDS encoding DUF5703 family protein: MPEYEFVDVYVPRGVTRKEATRLLTDHAEYGHWELDRLSLLRDGSRRVRLRRRIIRQVRATW, from the coding sequence ATGCCGGAATACGAATTTGTCGACGTGTACGTACCGCGCGGGGTCACCCGCAAGGAAGCCACACGTCTCCTCACGGACCATGCCGAGTACGGACACTGGGAGTTGGACCGCCTGAGCCTGCTGCGCGACGGCAGCCGCAGAGTGCGGTTGCGTCGGCGGATCATCCGCCAGGTGCGGGCCACGTGGTGA
- a CDS encoding helix-hairpin-helix domain-containing protein, producing MSTEPDTTEEAEPGTPGAAEEAAQDAADDSPTENAGTTEITEAGATDPTGATGESAENGAADAAQPSEAEAELAAQRELRERIERRKAEKQGPIASGTKLSGTAADLLAAVRAVESGEKPAAAVAFRTQASGPTAPTSASAARPAASAAPSAPPVPVRQPQPAAPGARDSSAVPASPEAVEAVRGVLAEGGAPDTLAQQVVSTLGEGAEGQLRADPWQLLRVPGVRPEQADGFARALLGAECGPDDERRGRAVTVWLLEQAALAGHTVLDAAALTAALTQRGVPDPDTAVQSTVAEGDALEFQDAIEEAAGHTTADRADDETDEADEAEERPVRVLIGLERYALAEESLADGLARIVNSLPKEASEDWESSAGSSGSGSAAELIRAVAAHGLVLHTGGDAARAEPAALVAAARSLGLRVCTAAHTRDGRRRFAALLPPEDQSATESDANSGADSDSDSVVTVAGLLAGAEGPGRDADGAFVLDLLVVLDAPQLDVESAAMLVESLPDGARLLLSGDPAVLWSAGPGRVFADLVAARTCPHVVSRTPDPGPIGELVSGVSVGELTQVEAPGKEVVIVPVRDAGEAVHRTVQLVADSVPRALGVPAEQTQVITPGHGGAAGTRALNSALKERLNPGPGRFGGFDPGDRIAYSPAPGRTVPGQVVKADAEGLHLECGGAAVVVPKDRVEVTVRHGWALTAHQAVGLHWPAAVVVLPGDAAPSLTRPWVYTAFGRAERHLSVVHGVDQALPRAVAEVPAKARTTRLPGLLRAQVPPTV from the coding sequence GTGAGCACGGAGCCCGACACCACGGAGGAAGCCGAGCCGGGCACCCCGGGCGCCGCCGAGGAGGCCGCCCAGGACGCGGCGGACGATTCGCCGACCGAAAACGCCGGGACCACTGAGATCACCGAGGCCGGCGCGACCGACCCGACCGGCGCCACTGGCGAAAGCGCCGAGAACGGCGCCGCCGACGCCGCGCAGCCGTCCGAGGCCGAAGCCGAGCTGGCCGCGCAGCGGGAGCTCCGGGAGCGGATCGAGCGGCGCAAGGCCGAGAAGCAGGGGCCGATCGCGAGCGGCACCAAGCTCAGCGGTACGGCCGCCGACCTGCTGGCGGCCGTCCGGGCAGTGGAGAGCGGGGAGAAGCCCGCGGCGGCCGTCGCCTTCCGCACACAGGCGTCCGGGCCCACGGCCCCGACCAGCGCCTCTGCTGCACGCCCCGCAGCCTCTGCCGCCCCTTCCGCCCCACCCGTTCCCGTACGGCAGCCCCAGCCCGCCGCGCCCGGCGCCCGCGACAGCTCGGCCGTTCCCGCGTCACCGGAAGCCGTCGAGGCCGTGCGGGGCGTCCTGGCAGAAGGGGGCGCGCCTGACACGCTCGCCCAGCAGGTCGTCTCGACGCTGGGCGAAGGAGCGGAGGGACAACTGCGCGCCGATCCCTGGCAGTTGCTCCGGGTCCCAGGGGTACGGCCGGAGCAGGCCGACGGGTTCGCGCGGGCACTGCTCGGCGCCGAGTGCGGTCCGGACGACGAGCGGCGGGGCCGGGCGGTCACGGTGTGGCTGCTGGAGCAGGCGGCCCTGGCCGGACACACCGTCCTGGACGCCGCCGCGCTCACCGCCGCGCTCACCCAGCGCGGGGTGCCCGACCCGGACACCGCCGTACAGAGCACGGTCGCGGAGGGCGACGCCCTGGAGTTCCAGGACGCGATCGAGGAAGCCGCAGGGCACACCACCGCGGACAGAGCAGACGACGAGACGGACGAGGCCGACGAAGCCGAGGAACGACCCGTGCGCGTGCTCATCGGGCTGGAGCGGTACGCACTCGCCGAGGAGAGCCTCGCCGACGGGCTGGCCCGAATCGTCAACTCACTCCCCAAGGAAGCGTCCGAGGACTGGGAGTCGTCGGCCGGGTCGTCGGGGTCCGGTTCCGCGGCCGAGTTGATCCGTGCCGTCGCCGCGCACGGGCTCGTGCTGCACACGGGCGGTGACGCGGCGCGCGCCGAACCGGCCGCCCTCGTGGCCGCGGCCCGTTCCCTGGGCCTGCGGGTCTGCACGGCGGCCCACACACGTGACGGCCGCCGCCGCTTCGCGGCACTTCTCCCACCCGAGGACCAGTCCGCCACGGAATCGGACGCGAACTCGGGCGCGGACTCGGACTCGGACTCCGTCGTCACCGTCGCCGGGTTGCTGGCCGGGGCCGAAGGGCCCGGGCGGGACGCGGACGGGGCGTTCGTGCTCGATCTGCTGGTCGTGCTGGACGCGCCTCAGCTCGACGTGGAGAGCGCGGCGATGCTCGTGGAGTCGCTGCCCGACGGGGCCAGGCTGCTGCTGAGCGGTGATCCGGCGGTGCTGTGGTCCGCCGGACCGGGGCGGGTCTTCGCCGATCTGGTCGCCGCGCGCACCTGCCCGCACGTCGTCTCGCGCACGCCGGACCCCGGCCCGATCGGCGAACTCGTCTCGGGCGTATCCGTCGGCGAGCTCACCCAGGTCGAGGCGCCCGGCAAGGAGGTCGTGATCGTCCCCGTGCGGGACGCGGGCGAGGCGGTGCACCGGACCGTGCAGCTCGTCGCGGACTCGGTGCCCAGGGCACTCGGTGTACCGGCGGAGCAGACCCAGGTGATCACCCCGGGGCACGGCGGTGCGGCCGGCACCCGGGCGCTCAACTCCGCCCTCAAGGAGCGGCTGAACCCCGGCCCGGGCCGCTTCGGCGGCTTCGACCCGGGTGACCGGATCGCGTACTCCCCCGCGCCGGGGCGGACGGTGCCGGGGCAGGTCGTCAAGGCCGACGCGGAGGGGCTGCACCTGGAGTGCGGCGGCGCCGCCGTCGTCGTACCGAAGGATCGGGTCGAGGTGACCGTGCGGCACGGGTGGGCGCTCACCGCGCACCAGGCGGTCGGGCTGCACTGGCCGGCCGCTGTCGTGGTGCTGCCCGGGGACGCGGCCCCGTCGCTGACCCGGCCCTGGGTCTACACGGCCTTCGGCCGCGCGGAGCGCCATCTCTCCGTGGTGCACGGCGTGGACCAGGCCCTGCCCCGCGCGGTCGCGGAGGTCCCGGCGAAGGCCCGTACGACGCGGCTGCCGGGTCTGCTCAGAGCCCAGGTGCCGCCGACCGTCTGA
- a CDS encoding aldo/keto reductase yields the protein MEQRHLGRTGLRVSRIGLGTLTWGRDTDEHDAADQLKAFWEAGGTLVDTADVYGDGEAEYLLGQLMEGLVPRRDLVISTKAGSVPDPDRRVDGSRGHLLAALDASLARLGTDYVDVWHIHAYDPDTPLEETLQALDLAVSSGRARYAGVSNFCGWQLAKAATWQLAAPGIRTRLSSTQLEYSLLQRGIEREVLPAALDLGIGLLPSSPLGRGVLTGKYRNSTPADSRGASEHLAPFVAPYLDDTASRIVDAVQTAADGLAVTPLQVALAWIRDRPGVVAPIVGARNAQQLTAALSVETLSLPDEICRALDDVSAPVHRYPDHDWSTL from the coding sequence ATGGAGCAGAGGCATCTCGGCCGTACCGGCCTGCGCGTGTCCCGGATCGGACTCGGCACCCTGACCTGGGGTCGGGACACCGACGAGCATGACGCCGCGGACCAGTTGAAAGCGTTCTGGGAAGCGGGCGGAACCCTCGTCGACACCGCGGACGTATACGGCGACGGAGAGGCCGAGTATCTGCTCGGGCAGCTCATGGAAGGGCTCGTGCCGCGCCGCGACCTGGTCATCTCGACCAAGGCCGGCAGCGTGCCCGACCCCGACCGCCGCGTCGACGGCTCCCGCGGCCACCTTCTCGCCGCCCTCGACGCCTCCCTCGCCCGCCTCGGCACGGACTACGTCGACGTCTGGCACATCCACGCCTACGACCCCGACACACCCCTGGAGGAGACCCTCCAGGCTCTCGACCTCGCCGTCAGCAGCGGACGCGCCCGATACGCCGGCGTCTCCAACTTCTGCGGCTGGCAACTCGCCAAAGCGGCGACCTGGCAGCTCGCGGCACCGGGCATACGTACGCGGCTGTCCAGCACGCAACTCGAGTACTCACTGCTCCAGCGCGGTATCGAACGCGAGGTGCTCCCCGCCGCCCTCGACCTGGGCATCGGGCTCCTCCCCTCTTCGCCGCTCGGACGCGGCGTCCTCACGGGCAAGTACCGCAACTCGACCCCGGCGGACTCCCGCGGCGCCTCGGAACACCTGGCGCCCTTCGTCGCGCCGTACCTCGACGACACGGCGAGCCGCATCGTGGACGCGGTGCAGACCGCCGCGGACGGACTGGCGGTGACCCCGTTGCAGGTGGCGCTCGCCTGGATCCGCGACCGGCCGGGCGTGGTCGCCCCCATCGTCGGCGCGCGCAACGCGCAGCAGCTCACGGCCGCATTGTCAGTGGAGACCCTTAGTCTTCCTGACGAGATCTGCCGGGCGCTCGACGACGTGTCAGCGCCTGTGCACCGCTATCCCGATCACGACTGGAGCACGCTGTGA
- a CDS encoding LLM class F420-dependent oxidoreductase translates to MQLGINLGYWGAGMDADNLAVAQEADRLGYAVCWAAEAYGSDAATVLTWVAAQTERIDVGSAIFQIPARQPAMTAMTAATLDSLSGGRFRLGLGVSGPQVSEGWYGVKFDKPLSRTREYVEIVRKAMSRERLSHDGEHWTLPLPGGPGKPIKLTVHPEREHIPLYIAAIGPKNLEQTGEIADGALLIFPSAAHIEDTAIQYLRAGREKAGKTLEGFDVCPTLPIAVGDDKDVASLADTFRPYTALYVGGMGSRKQNFYNQLAQRMGYEKEAAEIQDKYLSGDKEGAAAAIPHDLIDQTTLLGSVDRIADRMQAYAAAGVTTLTLAPAGFTLDERLASLRAGTDALERAGLA, encoded by the coding sequence ATGCAGCTCGGGATCAACCTCGGCTACTGGGGTGCCGGAATGGACGCGGACAATCTGGCCGTGGCGCAGGAGGCCGACCGGCTCGGATACGCCGTCTGCTGGGCCGCCGAGGCCTACGGGTCGGACGCGGCCACAGTGCTCACCTGGGTCGCCGCCCAGACCGAGCGTATCGACGTCGGCTCGGCCATCTTCCAGATTCCGGCCCGTCAGCCCGCGATGACCGCGATGACCGCCGCCACCCTCGACTCGCTCTCCGGCGGCCGCTTCCGGCTCGGTCTCGGCGTCTCCGGGCCGCAGGTCTCCGAGGGCTGGTACGGCGTCAAGTTCGACAAGCCGCTCTCCCGTACCCGCGAGTACGTGGAGATCGTACGCAAGGCGATGAGCCGTGAGCGGCTCTCCCACGACGGCGAGCACTGGACGCTGCCGCTGCCCGGCGGCCCGGGCAAGCCCATCAAGCTGACCGTGCACCCCGAGCGCGAGCACATCCCGCTCTACATCGCCGCCATCGGCCCCAAGAACCTCGAACAGACCGGTGAGATCGCCGACGGGGCGCTGCTCATCTTCCCGTCCGCCGCGCACATCGAGGACACCGCCATCCAGTACCTGCGCGCGGGGCGCGAGAAGGCCGGCAAGACCCTCGAAGGGTTCGACGTCTGCCCGACGCTGCCGATCGCCGTCGGCGACGACAAGGACGTGGCGTCGCTCGCCGACACCTTCCGGCCGTACACCGCCCTGTACGTGGGCGGCATGGGCAGCCGTAAGCAGAACTTCTACAACCAGCTCGCCCAGCGCATGGGGTACGAGAAGGAAGCCGCCGAGATCCAGGACAAGTACCTGTCCGGCGACAAGGAGGGCGCCGCGGCCGCCATTCCGCACGACCTGATCGACCAGACGACGCTGCTCGGCTCGGTGGACCGGATCGCCGACCGGATGCAGGCCTATGCGGCGGCCGGTGTCACCACGCTCACCCTCGCCCCGGCCGGCTTCACGCTCGACGAGCGCCTCGCCTCGCTCCGGGCCGGCACCGACGCCCTGGAGCGCGCCGGACTCGCGTAA
- a CDS encoding ferritin-like domain-containing protein: MLSARSLFQEILDNDDSFRLFCSIAASGESQGGWENARIAALVPASERALAPRITRHGADEDKHGRIFKALMKKRGLQPVDVPADTDYTMLLEQRGIGLAHEKLKSDEPLTVRDLVTYLAHSRVTEQRASEEMDLLRRYFGDHPDLGRAVRMISRDEDNHLAYCHEELLRFAAAGHGRTIQRTLRECALAEIRVYRDVSLAVMSHMGRVLGWPRPKAVVLTAVIRAVYAYERAVGWRRMVSLRMPERRDALGGPAITSPEYA; the protein is encoded by the coding sequence ATGCTTTCGGCCAGGAGTCTGTTCCAGGAGATCCTCGACAACGACGATTCCTTCCGCCTCTTCTGCTCCATCGCGGCCAGCGGGGAATCCCAGGGCGGCTGGGAGAACGCCCGTATCGCCGCGCTCGTCCCGGCGAGCGAACGCGCGCTCGCCCCCAGGATCACCCGTCACGGCGCGGACGAGGACAAGCACGGGCGGATCTTCAAGGCCCTCATGAAGAAGCGCGGCCTCCAGCCCGTCGACGTCCCGGCCGACACCGACTACACGATGCTTCTGGAACAGCGGGGCATCGGTCTCGCGCACGAGAAGCTCAAGAGCGACGAACCGCTGACCGTGCGGGACCTCGTCACCTACCTCGCCCACAGCCGCGTCACCGAGCAGCGTGCCTCCGAGGAGATGGACCTGCTCCGCAGGTACTTCGGAGACCATCCCGACCTCGGTCGCGCGGTGCGGATGATTTCCCGCGACGAGGACAACCACCTCGCCTACTGCCACGAGGAACTCCTGCGCTTCGCGGCGGCCGGTCACGGCCGCACGATCCAGCGGACACTGCGCGAGTGCGCGCTCGCCGAGATCCGCGTCTACCGGGACGTCAGCCTCGCGGTCATGTCCCACATGGGGCGCGTCCTGGGCTGGCCGCGTCCCAAGGCGGTGGTCCTGACGGCGGTCATCCGCGCGGTGTACGCCTACGAGCGAGCCGTCGGCTGGCGCCGCATGGTCTCCCTGCGGATGCCCGAGCGGCGCGACGCGCTGGGCGGCCCGGCGATCACGTCACCCGAGTACGCCTGA
- the corA gene encoding magnesium/cobalt transporter CorA, with protein sequence MIVDCAIYRDGRRTDGPADFSDALDECRADGVGDAFVWIGLHEPTEKEFEQVTEEFGLHPLAVEDALNAHQRPKLEVYDDSLFMVLKPVGYEPKADIVSSGEIMVFIGDSFVVTVRHGEEAPLAAVRHRLESEPEMLRHGPTAVLYTIADAVVDHYVEVADELGTDLEELEAEVFSPSGGGSRHTASRIYTFKRQILEFRRATGPLAAPLGRLSGTGLFGARVPFVHEEAEPFFRDVSDHLTRVNESVEGLDRLVSDVLSAHLAQMSVRQNDDMRKISAFAAMAAFPTMVAGIYGMNFDHMPELRWAWSYPALIVAMVMVEVLLYRMFKRRGWL encoded by the coding sequence GTGATCGTCGACTGCGCCATCTACCGCGACGGACGCCGCACGGACGGCCCCGCGGACTTCTCCGACGCCCTCGACGAGTGCCGCGCGGACGGGGTCGGGGACGCGTTCGTCTGGATCGGGCTGCACGAGCCCACGGAGAAGGAGTTCGAACAGGTCACGGAGGAGTTCGGACTGCACCCCCTGGCCGTCGAGGACGCCCTCAACGCGCATCAGCGGCCGAAGCTGGAGGTGTACGACGACTCGCTGTTCATGGTGCTCAAGCCGGTCGGGTACGAACCGAAGGCCGACATCGTCTCGTCCGGCGAGATCATGGTCTTCATCGGCGACTCCTTCGTGGTGACCGTGCGACACGGCGAGGAGGCGCCCCTCGCGGCCGTACGGCACCGTCTGGAGTCGGAGCCCGAGATGCTGCGGCACGGCCCCACAGCCGTGCTCTACACGATCGCCGACGCCGTCGTCGACCACTACGTGGAGGTGGCGGACGAGCTGGGCACCGACCTGGAGGAACTGGAGGCGGAGGTGTTCTCGCCGTCCGGCGGAGGCTCACGTCACACGGCGTCCCGCATCTACACCTTCAAGCGCCAGATCCTGGAGTTCCGGCGCGCCACGGGCCCCCTGGCGGCACCGCTCGGCAGGCTCTCGGGCACTGGCCTCTTCGGCGCGCGCGTGCCCTTCGTCCACGAGGAGGCCGAGCCCTTCTTCCGGGACGTCAGCGACCACCTCACGCGCGTGAACGAGTCCGTGGAGGGCCTGGACCGCCTGGTCTCCGACGTACTGTCGGCCCACCTCGCACAGATGAGCGTCCGGCAGAACGACGACATGCGGAAGATCTCCGCGTTCGCCGCCATGGCCGCGTTCCCCACGATGGTCGCCGGGATCTACGGCATGAACTTCGACCACATGCCGGAACTGCGCTGGGCGTGGTCGTACCCGGCGCTGATCGTGGCGATGGTCATGGTGGAAGTCCTGCTCTACCGAATGTTCAAACGCCGGGGCTGGCTGTAG